The Propionispora hippei DSM 15287 genome includes a region encoding these proteins:
- a CDS encoding HlyD family type I secretion periplasmic adaptor subunit, whose protein sequence is MRIIKLGCWIRDKLVNIKAGKKHCKENEKLSQSELEFLPAALEIVETPPSPLGRAIVWLLVILFVIAIFWAYFGHVDEVAVAPGKVIPSGYTKTIQAFDTGVVKSIHVKDGSKVQPGDVLIELDTTITAADLARLTKEQAYYQLEIKRLLAEQMGRSFVPEQSASANPQDVQYQMQLYNSRMEEQQAKVAAAQQAVNQAQAALETAQATKQKLAMQLEIAVHREGAMKSLAEMGAVGEFQYLDYKDRLNNIQQDLSAQSSEIVKANHSLLQSMETLHGIVGEHETDIMTKLVEDRRQLQSIQEEISKAEEKHRLSTITAPITGTVQQLAVHTVGGVVTPAQVLMLIVPEGEQMEIEVWVPNKDVGFVYAGQSAEIKVETFNFQKYGTLDATLVEISSDAVEDKDKGLVYRALLRTDVNYFALADDRVVYLSPGMAVTAEVKTRKKRIIEYFTDPFIKYRSEGLRER, encoded by the coding sequence ATGCGCATCATAAAGCTTGGCTGTTGGATCCGTGATAAGCTGGTCAATATAAAGGCGGGTAAGAAGCATTGCAAGGAGAACGAGAAGCTTAGTCAGAGCGAATTGGAATTTTTGCCGGCAGCGCTTGAGATTGTTGAGACACCGCCATCGCCGCTTGGCAGAGCGATTGTGTGGCTATTGGTAATACTGTTTGTCATTGCTATATTTTGGGCTTATTTTGGTCATGTGGACGAGGTAGCTGTAGCTCCGGGTAAAGTGATTCCTTCCGGTTATACCAAAACAATTCAAGCTTTTGATACCGGTGTTGTAAAGAGCATTCATGTTAAAGATGGCAGTAAGGTACAACCTGGTGACGTTTTGATTGAGCTGGACACGACTATCACTGCGGCGGATCTGGCCCGATTGACGAAAGAACAAGCTTATTACCAGTTGGAAATCAAACGGCTGCTTGCTGAGCAAATGGGGCGGTCCTTCGTTCCTGAACAGAGTGCGAGCGCCAACCCTCAGGACGTGCAGTACCAAATGCAGTTATATAATAGTCGGATGGAAGAGCAACAGGCAAAGGTAGCTGCGGCTCAACAGGCTGTAAATCAGGCTCAGGCAGCTTTGGAAACGGCACAGGCCACCAAGCAGAAACTAGCCATGCAGCTTGAGATAGCTGTACATAGGGAAGGCGCTATGAAAAGTCTAGCTGAAATGGGGGCAGTGGGTGAATTTCAATATTTGGACTATAAGGACAGATTAAACAACATCCAGCAAGATTTAAGCGCCCAAAGCAGTGAAATTGTCAAAGCTAACCATAGCTTGCTACAAAGTATGGAAACATTACATGGAATTGTCGGTGAACATGAAACCGACATTATGACCAAACTAGTTGAGGATCGTCGCCAACTACAGTCTATCCAAGAAGAGATAAGCAAAGCTGAGGAAAAACATCGGTTAAGCACAATAACCGCGCCAATTACCGGTACGGTACAGCAACTGGCGGTTCATACTGTGGGCGGAGTAGTTACTCCTGCCCAGGTACTCATGCTGATAGTTCCGGAAGGAGAGCAAATGGAAATTGAAGTTTGGGTACCCAATAAGGATGTCGGGTTTGTTTATGCGGGGCAGTCGGCGGAAATTAAGGTGGAAACCTTTAACTTCCAAAAATATGGAACTTTGGATGCAACATTGGTGGAAATCAGCTCTGATGCGGTAGAAGATAAAGATAAAGGCTTGGTTTACCGGGCCTTACTACGGACGGATGTCAATTATTTTGCTTTGGCGGATGATCGGGTTGTATATTTGAGCCCTGGAATGGCTGTGACAGCGGAGGTCAAGACGAGGAAAAAACGGATCATTGAGTACTTTACCGATCCATTTATTAAGTACCGGAGTGAGGGACTGCGAGAAAGGTAG